TTTCCGCCACGAACATAACAGGACGTTCCCAGACAAACGCGGAGGATATGCCGTCCTCGCGGCTTCATTGTAAAAAAGGAATAAAAGGTGACCACGCCATAAACGCGGCTCAAAGGAAGATTCATTCCGGCGGCGATTCTTTGCTGCACGGAAGGCGGCAGATATTCGAGGAGCACTTGCGCCTCCTCGAGCAGGGGGATCAGGGCGCCCGGTTTTTCCCTGTAAGACTGTATCAGGGCATCCAATTTTGCAACTTAGTCCACACTAACTTCACTGAGCAATTCGGGATTTTTCGGATCCATCGACCGTCCCCTTCCTCATAAATGATCAGTGCTTCTTGTTTACCAAAAAAAGTTTTTCAACACCTCCGCAGTATCGGGGAGACAATCAAGGAAAAATGAAAACCCGCCTTCTCGACCTGAACTTGTTTAGCTCCGTAGCGCACCACGCGGGACGTGTCAATAAAAGTTAGCAACCGCCGTTACAGGTGTGCTGCAAGCCAGGCCTCCATATCGGATAAAACGCGATCGTGTTCCGGCTCGTTGAAAATCTCGTGGTACAGCCCGTCGTAGAAAATCAATTTTTTGTCGGCAGAGGATACCCGGTCATAAAGCATCTGCGCGCCGGAGGGCGGAACAAGGCGATCTGCGGTTCCCTGCAGGATCAATATCGGCAATGTTATTCGGGATGCGTCAGCTTCGATCCTTTTCATTGC
Above is a window of Syntrophobacterales bacterium DNA encoding:
- a CDS encoding NAD(P)H-dependent oxidoreductase subunit E, which produces MDALIQSYREKPGALIPLLEEAQVLLEYLPPSVQQRIAAGMNLPLSRVYGVVTFYSFFTMKPRGRHILRVCLGTSCYVRGGKAVADAVVRELGIAESETTPDRKFTYETVRCVGACGLGPVLIVDKDVHGRMKPSKLKGVLSQYD